In Paroedura picta isolate Pp20150507F chromosome 15, Ppicta_v3.0, whole genome shotgun sequence, the genomic window ACAGGGGAAGATTCTGGAGAACCTCTGCTTCTGCTCTCAGATCCGTTTCATCCGCTTCACCCAAGAAGGCAAAAAACTGGGAGAAGATCCCCAGCTCTTGACCATGGATTTAACCTTCGAGGACATCCCCGTGAGGGTTTATCAGCCCAGAGAAGCCAAatcagaaggaaggagaggggtcaTCTATTTCCACGGAGGAGGCTGGATGTTTGGAAGTATCAGTAAGGCATCTTGAAAAGTCAGCCAAATATTATatagtccttttttttttcaaggaataATTTTTTATAAGGCATCTTGCATTTCCCgtggcatttttgtttgtttgtttgttttgcacaaCTGGACCCTCTCCGGTGGGCTCCTGAATGTTGCTGCCACCGAAAATGatggtttgcttgttttttctCGGAATGAGCCAGTTTCTTCCATTTGTTTCCCTTTTCGTCCTCTTCTAGTGctcctgacctggctagcccaatCCTGAAAGCGAAACAGGGTGGATTGGCCCTGGTCAGGTTCAAGAGGGCGACCACGTTGGCTCTAAGCAGCAGAACGaatttggagtccaggggcacctcaaAGACCAGTGACGCCTGATTCTGGGTTCGGGCATTTGTGTGCACACCCACGTCCTCAGACCCCACATCAGAcgttatctgatgaagtgggcatgCAACATGAGTGCCGATAAATTTTCCCCTTGGAAGGAGGATTTTAATGGGGGAATTGGGAGAAAAGGTTGCAACGTTCTTCTCGCTCCCCACCCCCGCATGATAATGGGCAGAGGAAGGACTGCAATTTAGTGTCACAaatggcttgcccccccccccacctaggtCAACAGCTTCAAAACGGCTTATCGCTCTGCACTTATTGGTACCAATTTGCTCAGCTCCCTCTTTTGCAAATCACACAAGGCATTCAAAAAGCGGATTCTGACCCCAGTGGCGAGATCTTTTAAGGGCGACAGTCCAACCTGACCAtctgcctcggggggggggggggataaataacAGGGCTTTCGGAGGAAAGCTCTGCTGCAATTTCCTACAAGTAGTTGACAAGGGAGAGAAGGAAATCCGGAGGTTTCACAAGAGCTTTGGGTTGAACAGTTTTGGCCTATGACCTATGTCAGAGTTGCAGGGGAAGGTTTTGAAATTTCTCATGCCTGTTGTTTTGTCTCCGCAAATCCACTTTTCAAATAATTTCGCTTCTctctcgggagggggggggaatggaaccctttgttttttatttgggggTCCTTTACTGTTTTCTAGCACCCACATTCCCAAATGTTGTTTATGCACTGATAAATCAGCAGCACACACCCCACGCATACCGTATTATAGCTTGCGTATATTGTGGGTATACATCGCACAGAGTTAGCCACAGTTCCGAGGTGCCTTTAGATTTACTGTTGGAAGGGAGAAACCAGCCTGCCAGACTGCTATGAAGACAGATGAATTAATGTGTTTATTAAGAGTCCTGAGATAGCCtcaaaaaggagaaagaatgCACAAAAGAATGCAGACGGCACGTTAGGTTGCTTCACCCGTAATTATCAGAGCTTCTTGGCAAACAcgctttattattgttgttgttaccgtCCTAgaccaaataaaaacaaacaaacacagcaaTTAAAAATCCAGTCTTACAATATAAGACAGAGGCCATTCCGCACGCCATAAATTTAttcaaccccccccaaaaaaatgctttATTCACCAACCTCCTGCGTCCAGCCAGCAAACTACTCAcgatatccaccattttaaagcacaagttggtgaatcccaaaaagtggattcaccaacctagaaagcgctatcccccagcgaacaaccagcagactacatgcaaaagaaatgtatggaggtgaagaagtgctaactccgcctccaatgtcccgccctcacacctgtctccctctcccttcttccagggatgggatttttttttttaggcaaactgcctggagcaacaaataggcatacaatATGCAGgcaaagcatgcaggcaaagccaaaaatatttgtttccaacagttaaaacacaaagaatgcctctctaaagtccccccctcccaaaaataaatcaggaatgacattaatttttaaaagactcaagacttgtgattccataaggggtcaaaaagcactatacattTATGattaggggaagggagggaccttagctttgtataatgttatggactccaccctcaaaagtcaaccttttctccaggggaactgatcactttagtctggagaagagctctaattccagggaatccccaagtcccatctggggactggcatgccTATCATTACCTCTAAAGTATTTGAattctcttagaagaagaagatttggtccttatacgccacttttctctatcggagtctcaaagtggcttccaatccccttcccttcctctccccaccacagacaccctgtgaggtgggtgaggctgagagagccctgagattactgaagaagaagaagaagaagaagaagaagaagaagaagaagaagaagaagaagaagaagaagaagagttggttcttatatgccgcttttctctactcaaaggagactcaagcagcttacaatcgccttcccttcctcttcctacaacagacacccggtgaggtaggtagggctgagaaagttgtgggagaactgtgaccagcccaaggtcacccagctggcagcctgtggaggaggagcagggaatcaaacccggctctccagattagaagtccgcgctcctaaccactacaccaagctggctctggccaAGCCTGCTGCATGAAAATAAAACGGAGCTTTAAATATTCTTGGCTTCTGAAACTCTTGAAGTTCATGTggttgttggttttaaaatggGGAAGTTCTAGGGAAATATTACAAGAAGCCAACCCCAAAAAGGAACATTTTGCAATTGCACCCTGtttccccacccacacacccatcaAAAGGAGAAGTGGAAGGGCTGGGGCCCAATGACCTGCTTTGCACCTGCTATGCAtccagggttgccatctctgggttaggactttcccagagatttgggagcTGGAGCCTCAGGAGGGGAGGTTTCAGGGAGGGTAGGCCATGTACCATAGTGTGTTCTAATGCCATAGACTaaatcagccatttcctccagggaaatgaTCTTTGTAATGAGGAGAccagctgcaatcccaggaggcctccagctaccacctggagactcTAGAAATTGTTGACAACCCAGTAAACTGGAGATTTAAATGCAATCCCATGCAAGCCTATCCACTTGAAATATTTTATGgcagcctgaaacattcttcaggcatccagaacccccagaagtggcgcaattgtgcagaatttggttgggaagcagagctgtggacacgcccacccagggcccctccccttcccaccccctccaggcccatcattgtgtagagaaaagcggcatataagaaccaacttttcttcttcttcaataatcttagggctctctcagcctcccctccctcacagggtgtctgtggtggggagaggaaaggtaaagtgaatggaagccactttgagactcctttgggtagagaaaagtggcatataagaaccaactcttctcctcatcctcctcttccaTTTGACCATCGCTCCCTGCATTTGAAGGCTTAAGCACGGCTCCATTACTAGCATAACAAAAGCTTTGATTCCAAACCTTTGACTGGGTTAGatccaattttaaaaaaacagtctaAACTAACTATTCAACTGCTGCTTTTCAGATTCCTACGACCACGTTTGCCGGTACATCGCCAAAGAAAGCGACTCAGTGCTTGTATCTGTTGGGTGAGTACATAACAGGAGCCAGTGTGGGGTTTGTGAGATGGAGGAGAAACTGGAAaatcctgagttcaaatccacatTCAGCTCTGGAACTGAGCAAGTAACCTTGGGCCGGTGGTGTTCTGTCAGCCTAACCAATTTTGCAATATTGTGGCAAGAAGGTAGGAGAGATCCATGTAGAAGAAGGAgaccctaaagagtctcaaagcggcttacattcactttcccgtcctctccccaaaacaggcaccctgtgaggtacgtaggtctgagagagttctgacagaactgctccatgagaatagtgctaacaggactgtgactagcccaaggtcacatagcatgtggaggaacagagaatcaaacccagccgcAGCTGCTTTCAACCATGACACTAAGGCGGCTATACCCTTGAATTCCGCTATGGAAACGGAGAACAAATACCTGGTGTTGTCATTTGCCAAACAATGAGAGGAAAACTGGcatttgagaagaaaaaaaaaacaaagggaagACCATCCTGTTATTTCCTTTGAGGGTCTATCGGTGGGGTCCACGCCACCTACAATCGTAACCGCACCAGAAAATTACAAAATCCCAGTGGGTCAGAACAAacgtccatctagaccagcatccgtTCCCTAATGGGTACAACACTGGACCGAACAGACGCTGATGTTTTTGTACTCCTTgtgtaagagagagggagggagaggaagggagggagggagagacagtgaGGGAGTTGCCTTCCGCTGCCTCTTGCAGGTTGGGTGTGCGATTGCATGCGGGtgggtgtgcatgcatgcatttgcAGCTATAAACACAAGGGGGCAGTGTGCTCTGTGTGGAACAGCAGCTAAGGCTCCTGGGCAGAGCCCTGTacaagctttaggatgcttagggctgatcctgcattgagcagggggttggactagatggcctgtatggccccttccaactctatgattctatgattcgatgattctatgagctcCCGGGTTGAACGATtagcctaggggtagtcaaactgcggccctccagatgttcatggacccaattcccagcgttcgctggcaggggctcatgggaattgtagtccatggacatctggagggccgcagtttcccTGGACTAGCCTCTCCAGTTTCAAACAATTCACGCAGCTGGTGGCATGAAAGAGCTCTGCTTGGgaatctggagagcagctgccggtcagagtaggcAATCTTGACCTTGACGGACCCATGGTCTGACTCGTGGCAGCTTCACGTCTTCCTGTGTGTTCATGCGgggagtcacagaatcatagagttggacggggccacacaggccatctagtccaaccccctgctcaacgcaggatcagcccaaagtctcTTGCCCGGGTCACACGCTCCCAGGCCATGACACCGGGCATGAAGATCTCTCCCAAAAGGCAAAACGGATCGGGGATGGATGCAATTAggattgggaaacccctggagatctgcAAGGAGAACCTAGGATGCCCTAGGATGAATGGAGGAACATGGGCTGATTGAGGGATTGAGTGATTGCCATCTTTTGCATTTTGTCCTTCTTGTCTGCTTTTGAGCTTGTATTTTACGGGGTTTGTGGTTTTAATATGTTGCAAGCCGTCGCTCCCAGGGAAGCGGGCTcgcggcaggataaaaatctaatgataaataaaataaataagggtccaccctccaaagcagccatttttgtcaaGGGAAAattttctgtagcctggagagtcGTCGTGATTCCAAACCCCGCCGGGAGCCTGacaaccctaaaggtaaaggtaaaggtatcccctgtgcaagcgctgggtcatgtctgacccttggggtgacgccctccagcgttttcatggcagactcaatacggggtggtttgccagtgccttccccagtcattaccgtttacccccagcaagctgggtactcattttaccgacctcggaaggatggaaggctgagtcaaccttgagccggctgctgggatcgaactcccagcctcatgggcaaagctttcagacggctgccttaccactctgcgccacaagaggctctgacaaCCCTAGACTCACTCAATATGTGCTTCCTGGGTGGGTTAAAACAGAGGCGGAAAAATATGACCATTAAGCGCTTGCGTCCAATTTATTTCCACCCAGGTATCAGCTAGCCCCCGAGCAAAAGTACCCGTCCCAGTTTCACGACTGCCTGACTGCCACTGTGCATTTCTTGAAGAGAGCCGAAGACTACGGCGTGGACCCGGCCCGCGTTATCATCAGCGGTGACAGCGTGGGAGGGAATTTCACCGCTTCCGTCTGCCAAGCTCTCGTGGGCCGGGCAGATCTGGCCAAGCCGCTGGCTCAGATTCTGATCTACCCCGGCCTGCAAGCCATCGACTTCAACCTGCCTTCCTACCAACAGAACCGAGCGGTGCCCATCCTGTACCGCGAGCACGTCATCTGCTCCGCCCTGCAGTACCTCAACAAGGATCTGTCCGTCTTAGACCGGGTCATGCAAGGCTGCCACGTCCCCAGCGACATCAAGACCCGGTTTGGGAAGTGGATCAACTCCGAGAACATCCCGCAAGAATTCAAGGCCCGGGGGTTCAAGCCGTCGGAAGCTGCCTCCTTCTTGGACGACGTCTACGAGGTGGTGAAGCAGGCCCTGGAGACGACCTTCTCTCCCCTGATGGCCGAAGACGCCATTCTTTCCCAGCTGCCCAAAACCTTTATTATAACATGCGAGTACGACGTTCTAAGGGACGACGGGATCCTGTACAAGAAACGGCTGGAGGATAACGGGGTGCCCGTCTCTTGGTGCCACATTGAGGACGGCTTCCACGGGGTGATCAACTTCTTCGACGGGTTTCTGTCGTTCCCTTCCGGCAAAAAGGGAGTCGACAGCATCGTCAGGTTTATAAGGAATTTATAAGGTGTTTATAATGTGTTTAATTAAACCAAGATTTGTATATCTGACTGCGCATGGTCTGAGTGCAACAGTGCAGGAGGGGGGACGTGGCTAATTTGTAAAGCAGACTTTTTTGCTTTGGGGCCCGGGTTCCTCCCAGGCTTTTCCAGACGACTG contains:
- the LOC143824685 gene encoding arylacetamide deacetylase-like 4 isoform X1: MEPDYTWFLLILQLFLAPVALVFIWAIYYDFSRSEIPPGIDQPLKLRILHWLLIVSAALGKILENLCFCSQIRFIRFTQEGKKLGEDPQLLTMDLTFEDIPVRVYQPREAKSEGRRGVIYFHGGGWMFGSINSYDHVCRYIAKESDSVLVSVGYQLAPEQKYPSQFHDCLTATVHFLKRAEDYGVDPARVIISGDSVGGNFTASVCQALVGRADLAKPLAQILIYPGLQAIDFNLPSYQQNRAVPILYREHVICSALQYLNKDLSVLDRVMQGCHVPSDIKTRFGKWINSENIPQEFKARGFKPSEAASFLDDVYEVVKQALETTFSPLMAEDAILSQLPKTFIITCEYDVLRDDGILYKKRLEDNGVPVSWCHIEDGFHGVINFFDGFLSFPSGKKGVDSIVRFIRNL
- the LOC143824685 gene encoding arylacetamide deacetylase-like 4 isoform X2, translated to MDLTFEDIPVRVYQPREAKSEGRRGVIYFHGGGWMFGSINSYDHVCRYIAKESDSVLVSVGYQLAPEQKYPSQFHDCLTATVHFLKRAEDYGVDPARVIISGDSVGGNFTASVCQALVGRADLAKPLAQILIYPGLQAIDFNLPSYQQNRAVPILYREHVICSALQYLNKDLSVLDRVMQGCHVPSDIKTRFGKWINSENIPQEFKARGFKPSEAASFLDDVYEVVKQALETTFSPLMAEDAILSQLPKTFIITCEYDVLRDDGILYKKRLEDNGVPVSWCHIEDGFHGVINFFDGFLSFPSGKKGVDSIVRFIRNL